In one Sporomusa sphaeroides DSM 2875 genomic region, the following are encoded:
- a CDS encoding sensor histidine kinase, which yields MFARIRNRLTLRYALVMMLLMMAFIIVSSAGLLWILYQEERQDLRSFAAEEAREQAGIYKEKKSFFQLPAKETEDTDHGAKIFYYVFDPNQQLAAAEEPPPAIRSGVLRFIHNWDAADGEVELKKFRLADGDRAVVILCGMKIYDGSEMVGTVFVGEDISAYYHMLKMLLLMMVVISVIFLTIAAFAGHLLAGKAMIPIKQAFFRQREFVADASHELRTPLSVLQLSVEAVQNDNDQKLSSFSIQVLDDMNSEIRRMTKLVTDLLTLARADVGATNIIKEKFDLAAVAETLIRSLQPLAVVKAVNLERRGEETLPIMADCERISQLLLILLDNAIKYSPAGGKVDILLTRAATPKPAITIAVSDTGEGIAENDRQLIFERFYRVDKARSREEGGTGLGLAIAKWIVDVHGGKIRVESTPGKGSSFIVTLPG from the coding sequence ATGTTTGCCAGAATCCGTAACCGGCTAACTCTGCGCTATGCGCTGGTTATGATGCTGCTGATGATGGCCTTTATTATCGTAAGTTCTGCCGGGTTGCTTTGGATCCTGTATCAGGAGGAAAGACAGGACCTGCGTTCTTTCGCGGCAGAAGAGGCCAGAGAGCAAGCCGGGATATACAAAGAAAAAAAATCTTTTTTTCAGTTGCCGGCAAAGGAAACTGAGGATACCGATCACGGTGCAAAGATATTTTACTATGTTTTCGATCCCAATCAGCAGCTGGCTGCGGCCGAGGAGCCACCGCCTGCCATTCGCAGCGGTGTATTGCGCTTTATCCACAATTGGGACGCAGCCGACGGAGAAGTTGAACTGAAGAAATTTCGCCTTGCTGATGGCGACAGAGCGGTAGTCATATTATGCGGCATGAAAATATATGACGGCTCTGAAATGGTAGGCACTGTTTTTGTGGGGGAAGATATCAGCGCTTATTATCACATGCTGAAAATGTTGTTGCTGATGATGGTCGTGATTTCTGTTATTTTTCTGACCATCGCCGCCTTTGCCGGGCACCTGCTGGCAGGGAAGGCAATGATTCCCATTAAACAGGCTTTTTTCCGGCAGCGTGAATTTGTCGCCGATGCTTCCCATGAACTGCGTACGCCTCTCAGTGTCCTTCAGCTCTCCGTGGAGGCGGTGCAGAACGATAATGACCAAAAGCTATCCTCCTTTTCCATCCAAGTGCTTGATGACATGAACAGTGAAATCCGCAGAATGACCAAACTGGTAACCGACTTATTAACCCTGGCGCGGGCAGATGTCGGGGCAACCAATATTATCAAAGAAAAATTCGACTTGGCTGCTGTGGCGGAGACGCTTATTCGTTCCCTGCAGCCGTTAGCGGTGGTGAAAGCAGTCAATTTGGAAAGGCGCGGTGAAGAGACGCTGCCCATTATGGCCGATTGCGAAAGAATAAGCCAATTGCTTTTGATTTTGCTTGATAATGCCATCAAATATAGCCCTGCCGGCGGTAAGGTGGATATCTTGCTCACAAGGGCGGCGACACCGAAGCCAGCGATTACGATTGCTGTAAGCGATACGGGGGAAGGGATTGCGGAAAATGACCGGCAGCTGATTTTCGAACGCTTTTACCGCGTGGATAAGGCAAGGTCGCGGGAAGAGGGCGGTACCGGTCTTGGTCTGGCTATCGCCAAGTGGATTGTGGATGTCCATGGCGGGAAAATAAGGGTGGAAAGCACTCCGGGGAAAGGGAGTTCCTTTATTGTTACTTTACCTGGGTAA
- a CDS encoding response regulator transcription factor, which produces MRVLLAEDDKKLGKLIKHMLEKSGIQVDWVLNGDMALEYALYDPYDVIVLDWMMPGQSGIAVCDQLRKHGYQGAVLMLTAKDALDDRVLGLDTGADDYFVKPFEFAELLARLRALARRSRARLMEDILQVGSLVFNGLTHCVRRGDTEVQFTSREFQLLDLLVRNQERVLPREVILERVWGLETDVSSNNLDAYVRLLRRKLSPFEDTVVIQTIRGIGYKLEVQDVCQNP; this is translated from the coding sequence ATGAGAGTATTGCTTGCAGAAGACGACAAAAAGCTGGGAAAGTTAATCAAGCATATGCTGGAAAAGTCCGGGATACAGGTTGACTGGGTGTTGAATGGGGATATGGCGCTGGAGTATGCGCTTTACGATCCCTATGACGTCATTGTCCTGGATTGGATGATGCCCGGACAATCTGGTATTGCCGTCTGTGACCAGCTGCGAAAACACGGCTATCAGGGAGCTGTTTTAATGCTGACGGCAAAAGACGCCCTTGATGACCGGGTACTGGGACTGGATACGGGAGCTGATGATTATTTTGTCAAGCCTTTTGAATTTGCGGAACTGCTGGCCAGACTCCGGGCCTTAGCCAGACGCAGCCGGGCGCGGTTAATGGAAGATATCCTGCAAGTGGGCAGCTTAGTCTTCAATGGCTTGACGCACTGTGTGCGGCGGGGAGATACCGAGGTACAGTTTACCAGCCGTGAATTTCAACTGCTTGATCTGCTGGTCCGCAATCAGGAGCGCGTACTTCCGCGCGAAGTTATTTTAGAGCGCGTCTGGGGCTTGGAGACAGATGTGTCTTCCAATAACCTGGATGCTTATGTCCGGCTGCTGCGGCGAAAACTCAGCCCATTTGAAGATACGGTCGTTATCCAAACCATTCGTGGCATAGGCTATAAGCTGGAGGTGCAAGATGTTTGCCAGAATCCGTAA
- a CDS encoding ArnT family glycosyltransferase, with amino-acid sequence MEMKLSGDANRFVASRKLYLTIFLISFLGYMFFNQAIPITDPVESNYALTAKEMVLSADWVSPRIYGNVWFDKPVFFYWLTAMAFQLFGFSEWAARLVPAFFAAVGLVMLYWFTMKTTKPTVALLAVVIMGTSFEYIILAKLVITDMVFFVFNSAALVFFYLGYVNRAQAGRWYLAMYAGVALAVLTKGPVGALLPGLVVLLFIGVQRDWAQVKALFTPAGIFLFAALTLPWYGAMYALHGTEFIDTFFGVHNYLRATVSEHPKDNVSYYYLGVFVLSMLPWSALTIKAVLQGWQDRRSQASPLPVFLFLWIAAYFGFYSLMATKYLTYTFPILFPLAMLTAVQLERMLAQNEAAAILRWAGIPVVLLLFVYMLAAYRYLAGWEFGLTAVCLSLLLLFSVWTAKNKGAAGVFKLLCLCQLGSYIILSLFIFPAIAATRSGKDMADSMSALGEKKIGMYQFYSTSAVFYSGHTAVKLTTAAAASSRQPEALDWSSKYTMPSQDLPEFLGQPQPAASLIIVQDKQKVPFLLEAANFDYQLLTSSGGVSYYSIIKQQCR; translated from the coding sequence ATGGAAATGAAACTATCCGGCGACGCAAATAGGTTTGTGGCTTCCAGGAAGCTGTATTTGACTATATTTCTAATTTCGTTTTTAGGCTATATGTTTTTTAACCAGGCCATTCCTATTACCGATCCGGTGGAGTCCAACTATGCGCTTACCGCCAAGGAAATGGTATTGTCGGCAGACTGGGTATCACCCAGAATCTATGGCAATGTCTGGTTTGACAAGCCGGTATTTTTCTACTGGCTTACGGCCATGGCCTTTCAACTTTTTGGCTTTTCCGAATGGGCAGCGCGTTTGGTGCCCGCCTTTTTTGCCGCTGTTGGCTTGGTTATGCTATACTGGTTTACAATGAAAACAACCAAGCCAACAGTGGCACTTTTGGCGGTGGTGATTATGGGGACCTCTTTTGAATATATCATTCTGGCAAAGCTGGTCATTACCGACATGGTGTTCTTTGTGTTTAACAGTGCTGCCCTGGTATTTTTTTATCTGGGATATGTGAACAGGGCGCAGGCCGGGCGCTGGTATCTTGCCATGTATGCCGGCGTGGCTTTGGCCGTACTGACCAAAGGGCCGGTTGGCGCTTTGCTGCCCGGTCTGGTCGTGCTGCTGTTTATCGGCGTACAGCGCGATTGGGCGCAAGTGAAGGCATTGTTTACACCGGCCGGTATTTTCCTTTTTGCCGCTCTGACGCTGCCCTGGTATGGCGCGATGTATGCTCTGCACGGAACAGAGTTTATCGATACCTTTTTCGGTGTGCACAACTATCTTCGCGCTACCGTTTCCGAACATCCGAAGGATAATGTCAGTTATTATTATCTTGGAGTGTTTGTGCTCAGCATGCTGCCCTGGTCTGCTTTGACCATCAAAGCTGTGCTGCAGGGCTGGCAGGACCGGCGGTCCCAGGCTTCCCCGCTGCCGGTATTCCTTTTTCTGTGGATAGCCGCTTACTTTGGCTTTTATTCGCTGATGGCTACCAAATATCTGACCTATACGTTTCCGATACTGTTTCCCCTGGCAATGCTGACAGCCGTTCAGCTTGAGCGAATGCTGGCACAGAATGAGGCAGCAGCCATTCTTCGCTGGGCGGGAATTCCAGTGGTACTGCTGCTGTTTGTTTATATGCTTGCCGCCTATCGCTATCTGGCGGGGTGGGAATTTGGCCTGACTGCCGTCTGCCTATCGCTGCTCCTGCTGTTTAGTGTGTGGACAGCAAAAAACAAGGGGGCGGCCGGTGTTTTCAAGCTGCTTTGCCTGTGCCAGCTGGGGTCATATATCATACTTTCCCTGTTTATATTTCCTGCCATAGCGGCAACCCGTTCAGGCAAAGACATGGCGGACAGTATGAGCGCCCTTGGTGAGAAAAAAATAGGGATGTATCAGTTTTACAGCACCTCGGCTGTTTTTTATAGCGGCCATACCGCGGTGAAGCTTACCACGGCGGCTGCAGCGTCTTCGCGTCAGCCGGAAGCGCTGGACTGGTCAAGCAAATACACCATGCCGAGCCAGGATTTACCCGAGTTTTTGGGGCAGCCTCAGCCGGCGGCAAGTCTGATTATCGTACAGGACAAGCAAAAGGTCCCGTTTCTGCTGGAGGCAGCTAATTTTGATTATCAATTGTTAACAAGCAGCGGCGGAGTATCTTATTATTCAATCATCAAGCAGCAGTGTCGCTGA
- a CDS encoding ArnT family glycosyltransferase gives MMTNKKVWFSLLIILCTAGILMFAFLGTHPLMDPDEPVYAETAREMLQSQDFISPRIYGDFWYDKPPLYYWLVAAAFKFFGMSEFAARFPSAVFAVGGAVLVYVSGRKLFNERAGLLAALVLVTSLEYFYLGNAAVTDMSLTFFLTAALLAFLHRQYYLLFGFAALAVLTKGPVALFFCGVIILLYQVFTGNVKILKTMKVVRGSLLFAAIALPWYAAMYSFHGMDFIDTFLGFHNVTRFLQPEHTAGAVWYYYIPVLILGFFPWSAFLAQALFTGLKEKGEYYNTCVFLIIWAAVVFMFFSISQTKLVSYILPMYPPLALLTGYYFDKIWAGQQYRALNAAAVIFGMAAVFLITGLFYAGAGVVVELLPSVKIMAVLLALLAVFVLFQSVRHNFRAVFTAHVLGMMLFLALLMTHTLPVITPEFSVKSFVDEFNQHYDRQAPVYVEKFYRPGFLYYSGMAGIELSREDLQAVAAGKNAYLVMKKNNYEKLSPEIQAQFQVLVIQADKVLLFHENNYRILGED, from the coding sequence ATGATGACAAATAAAAAAGTTTGGTTCTCGCTGCTGATCATTCTTTGTACGGCCGGTATACTCATGTTTGCTTTTCTGGGAACACATCCCCTGATGGACCCGGACGAGCCGGTGTATGCCGAGACCGCCAGAGAAATGCTGCAATCCCAGGATTTTATTTCTCCCCGCATTTACGGTGATTTCTGGTACGACAAGCCGCCGCTGTATTACTGGCTGGTGGCAGCGGCCTTCAAATTTTTTGGCATGAGTGAATTTGCCGCCCGCTTTCCTTCGGCTGTTTTTGCGGTAGGCGGTGCTGTGCTTGTCTATGTATCGGGCCGGAAGCTGTTTAATGAACGGGCCGGTCTGCTTGCCGCGCTGGTGCTGGTCACCAGCCTGGAATATTTTTACCTTGGCAACGCTGCTGTTACCGATATGTCGCTGACCTTTTTTCTGACGGCGGCCTTGCTGGCGTTTTTGCACCGGCAATATTATCTGCTGTTTGGCTTTGCCGCGCTTGCCGTGCTGACCAAAGGTCCGGTTGCCCTTTTCTTTTGTGGTGTAATTATTCTATTGTATCAGGTTTTTACAGGGAACGTAAAAATACTAAAGACCATGAAAGTGGTCAGGGGGAGTCTGCTTTTTGCTGCCATTGCCCTGCCGTGGTATGCAGCAATGTACTCTTTCCATGGAATGGACTTTATTGACACCTTCTTAGGGTTTCATAATGTAACCCGCTTTTTGCAGCCTGAGCATACGGCAGGTGCAGTCTGGTACTACTATATTCCGGTACTGATTCTGGGCTTCTTCCCGTGGTCGGCTTTTCTGGCGCAGGCCTTGTTTACGGGGCTTAAGGAAAAAGGGGAGTATTACAATACTTGTGTTTTCCTGATTATATGGGCGGCAGTCGTGTTCATGTTTTTCTCCATATCACAGACCAAACTGGTCTCATATATCCTGCCGATGTATCCCCCCTTAGCCTTGCTGACCGGCTATTATTTTGACAAAATATGGGCCGGTCAGCAGTATCGGGCCTTAAACGCCGCTGCTGTCATTTTTGGCATGGCGGCCGTGTTCCTGATTACCGGCCTGTTTTATGCCGGGGCAGGGGTAGTGGTGGAATTGCTGCCTTCTGTCAAAATAATGGCAGTGCTGTTAGCCTTGCTGGCGGTTTTCGTTTTATTTCAGAGCGTTCGTCATAACTTCCGTGCCGTATTTACTGCCCATGTCCTGGGAATGATGCTGTTCTTAGCTTTGTTAATGACGCACACTCTGCCTGTTATTACACCTGAATTTTCGGTAAAGTCGTTTGTCGATGAATTTAATCAGCATTATGACCGGCAGGCTCCGGTTTATGTCGAAAAATTTTACCGGCCCGGCTTCCTGTATTACAGCGGTATGGCTGGTATTGAATTAAGCCGGGAGGATTTGCAGGCGGTCGCAGCCGGTAAAAACGCGTACCTGGTTATGAAAAAGAACAATTATGAGAAACTGTCTCCGGAAATTCAGGCACAATTTCAAGTGCTTGTTATTCAAGCCGATAAAGTGCTTTTATTTCATGAAAACAATTACCGCATTCTCGGAGAGGATTAA